A window of Gemmatimonadota bacterium genomic DNA:
ACCGTCACGGCACGATCAGCGCCTTCGTCACCCGCAAGGCCTCGACATCGGCCAGGGCCTCTCCCGCCCGCTCGATCGGATAGCGTCCCCCCACGATCCGTGCGAACGGGATCCGGTGCCGCGCGACCAACGGCAGGGAGCGCGCGATGTGGCTGAAGTCCGTGCCCCACTGACCCACGATGCGCGCGTGCTTCCGGTTGATGTCCGTGTGGGCGTTGATCTCGACGGCACCCGCATCGGTGTAGTGGCCGGCGATCGTGTAGCAGCCGCCGTCCCGCAGCAGCGCCAGACCCTCGGGCACGGCCGCCCGGGCCCCGCTGGCTTCGATGACCACGTCGGCGCCTCGGCCGGAGGTCGCGTCCCGCACTGCGGCCAGACGCGCCTCCGGGTCCGTCCCCGACACGGACAGGACGGTGTCGGCGCCGAAGCCGAGCGCCAACGATCGACGATCCTCGGGATCGCCGATCGCCAGGATGCGTCCCGCTCCGCGCAGGTGCGCGAACGCCACCGCCGACAGACCCACAGGACCGATGCCCTGCACGACCACCGTGTCGCCCATGGCGAGCCCGCTCCGCTCCACGGCCGCGAAGCCGGTGAAGAGCCCGCAGCCCCCGCCGATGACATCGTCCGCCGAGAGCGCCTCCGGCAGCTTGACGGCCAGCACGCCGGGCTTCAGGTGGATGCGCTCCGCCCAGCCCCCCAGCGGACCCTCGTCCACGGTGTAGGTGATGCCGTACACCTTGCGGGACGCACACCGATTGGATTGATGGGCCACGCGGCAGTAGAAACAGCGATGACACGTCTCGTGGACGTCGAGGAACGTGACCACGTCGCCGTCCCCGAGCGGCTGGCCCAGCGCATCCCGATCCACCCCGCGGCGTTCCAGCACGCGGCCCACGCTCACGTGACCGGGGACGATCGGGTACGGCACACCGGCGAGACGTCCGTGCAGCAGGTGCACGTCGGTGCCGCACACCTCGCTGGCGATCGTCTCGAGCAGGATGCTGCCCGGCTCGAGGTCGGGATCGGGAAGCGAGCGGATCTCGAGGGGCTGGCCCGGCCCCGTCATGACTGCGGCTTTGATGGGCATGGCGGGAGAAGGTAGCGCCGACTAGTCGAGCACGCAGGCCGGTCGGTTGGGCGTCGGGAAGTCCTGGTCCATGAAGAGGAAGCGCTGCACGTAGGAGGCGAACACCCCGAAGCCGTCCCCCTGCAGGCTCGGCACGCGGACCGGGCCGGACGGGTTGAAGTTCCCGCCCCGCACCCAGTTCACGTAGTTGCGATCCGCCGCAGCGATGAAGACCACGGCTCCCGTATAGGGCGGCAGACCCTTCTGGAGCTGGAGCGCCACGTCGCGGTCG
This region includes:
- a CDS encoding zinc-binding dehydrogenase — translated: MPIKAAVMTGPGQPLEIRSLPDPDLEPGSILLETIASEVCGTDVHLLHGRLAGVPYPIVPGHVSVGRVLERRGVDRDALGQPLGDGDVVTFLDVHETCHRCFYCRVAHQSNRCASRKVYGITYTVDEGPLGGWAERIHLKPGVLAVKLPEALSADDVIGGGCGLFTGFAAVERSGLAMGDTVVVQGIGPVGLSAVAFAHLRGAGRILAIGDPEDRRSLALGFGADTVLSVSGTDPEARLAAVRDATSGRGADVVIEASGARAAVPEGLALLRDGGCYTIAGHYTDAGAVEINAHTDINRKHARIVGQWGTDFSHIARSLPLVARHRIPFARIVGGRYPIERAGEALADVEALRVTKALIVP